CATTCCGCCGATCAATCTGTCTGGGGCAAGCCCTGACCAAGGTCAGGGCCACCCGTGATGAGCGTGCTGGTGCTTGCCCGACGCCGACGCTATTGTGGAGGGCGAGGCTCCTGCCGAGCCTGCTTTAATTGCGCGGCCAAGGCGTGATGGCACGTTATGCGGGGACCAGCATTCCGCCCGATCAATCTGTCTGGTGCAAGCCCTGACCAAAGTCATGGCCACCCTTTCGCAGCCGGAGAGCAGCGCGCCAAGCCCCGGAGGGGCGACACGGCCGCGTATCGACGCACATTTTGTAGGAGTGATGCGGCTCAAGAGCCGCTTCTACGGGGACAGAGTAAGGGCCAGATGGGCGAAGAGGCCGACGACCAGCGGCACCGAGAGGTTGTCGTCGACGCACTCGGAGATTGCCTCGGTCACTGTCGCCAGCGGCGCGGCGATCAGGCCGATCCAGAGCGGCAGGCCAGGAATCAGAAACGCGGGAATCAGACTGGCCAACAGAAACGCGGTTGAGCCCTCCCAGGAGCGAGAGCCATTCTCAAACCGGTGTCTCCCCCACCGCCGTCCGACCAGCGCGGCGGCGGCATCACCGAGAATAATCGTGCTCATGCCCAATGCGGCGGCGGGAACGCTGAACACCAGCGGACAGAGCCAGCCGGAAAAGAGGATGTGGGTGGCGCCGGTGAAGGCGGCGGCCTCTTTGGGGCGGACAATCGGATTGACGATCGGCGCCCAGATGCGCTGAATCGGCCAGCCGCGAAAGCGCGCGATGTCAACCAGCAGCGACAAACCGAAGAAGAAAAATGTGACCCCGACCGCCATCGCGCGCGGCGCGAGATGATAACCGACCGGCATCACCAGCGCGAACAGGTGCAGGAGTTTGCGCCAGACTTCTCCCCGATAATCCAGTTGCGCTGCGGATGTCGCGTTGGTCATGCGCTATTTCTTCGGCTTGTGCTCCAGAAGCGGCAGGGTGGCCAGCCGGTCATCGTAGCGCACAACCCCATGACGCGCGGCCGCCGTCTCCAGCCAGCGACGGCGCATCCGCTCCTCGGCATCGT
This genomic stretch from bacterium harbors:
- a CDS encoding SEC59/DGK1/VTE5 family protein, with the protein product MTNATSAAQLDYRGEVWRKLLHLFALVMPVGYHLAPRAMAVGVTFFFFGLSLLVDIARFRGWPIQRIWAPIVNPIVRPKEAAAFTGATHILFSGWLCPLVFSVPAAALGMSTIILGDAAAALVGRRWGRHRFENGSRSWEGSTAFLLASLIPAFLIPGLPLWIGLIAAPLATVTEAISECVDDNLSVPLVVGLFAHLALTLSP